In Clostridium omnivorum, the DNA window ACAAAATTAGTTAATTATATAATCTTATTTAAAATGGAAAAAGTCAATATCCAATTTTATCATGTTACTATAAAGTTAAAATATATGATGATGCTTGTAGAAAATTGATAAGTTTCCATTTAAAAACCAGGCATTTAATATAAAAATCAAAACATGGAGAAATATAAGTTTTGGTGAAAAGATTTGCCACTACTAAAGAATAATTAATGTCATACGAATATTATTTATAGAGAACAAACTTGTTTTTGCGGTGAGGAGGAAGAAAATTGTCAGGTATAATAGCGATAATATTGGGGTTTGGGTGTTTAATAATAGCATTTATTTTTGAAAAAGGAACAGTGGGCGCTTTACTTTCACCAACGGCTGCTATGATAGTTTTTGGTGGTACTATAGCTGCTGTAATGCTTTCTTTCCCTATAGAGAATTTAAAGAGAATAGGAAAAGTAATAGGTATAGCATTTAAAACAAATAAAAAAGAATTGCCAGAGTTAATAGCTTATTTTAAAGACTTAGCCTTTAAGACAAGAAAGAACGGACTTTTGAGTATTGAATCTGAAATATCTGCAGATGAAAAGCTAGATCCTTTTATTAAAAAAGGACTTCAGATGGTAGTAGATGGTGTAGAACCTCAGTCTGTTAGAGATATATTAGAGCTAGAGGCAGATATGACTTCTGAAAGACATAGGTCAGGTGCGGCAATGTTTGACTCAGCAGGAGGGTATGCTCCTACTATGGGTATTATAGGTACAGTTATGGGTCTTGTACACGTACTTGGATCTTTGTCAACAAGCAATCCAGATGAGCTTGGAAGCAGTATAGCTACTGCATTTATAGCTACACTATACGGTGTTGCCAGCGCAAACCTTTTATGGCTTCCAATAGGCTCAAGACTTAAGAATATAGATAAAGAAGAGGTTACCGAAAAGAGTTTAATAATAGAAGCTATACTCTATATTCAAGAGGGAGTAAATCCTAATACTATTGCAGAAAAGCTTAAGGGCTTCTTGAACAAGGAGGAGCTTGCTAAGTACGAAACCTTAGATAAGAGGGTGGAAGCATGAGAAGGAAGAAGCGTGAAGAAGGACATGACAATAATGAAAGATGGCTTCTTACCTATTCTGACTTAATAACCCTGCTTATGATATTCTTTATAGTAATGTATTCTATGAGTAATTTAGATAAGCAAAAATATCAGCAAATAGCAAGTGGATTAAATAAAGCAATGGGCAGCGGTGGCGGAAAAAACATTATTGGTGTAGACAAGGGAGTGGCCGTGGACCAGGATTGGCAGCCAACTAACACAGAAGTTGTACAAGCAGAAGAAAAAAGCAAACTGGAAGAAGTAAAAAAGCAGGTAGATCAATATCTTCAGCAAAATGGACTTTCACAGAGCGTAGATACCAAGGTAGAAGAAAGAGGACTTGTACTAAGTTTTAAGGATTCACTGTTCTTTGATAGCGGTCAGGCTGATATCAAGACAGATGAGGTTAAAAAGCTTGTAGATATAGGTAAAATACTTAACATGAAGGCAGTAAGTGACAATTATATAAGGGTTGAAGGACATACGGACAATGTTCCAATAAGTACTTATCAGTATAAATCAAATTGGGATTTATCGGTTATTAGAGCTAGTAATGTTGCTCAGCTTTTAATAGCACAATCTGGAATTGTTCCTCAAAGGGTATCGGCTTTAGGCTATGGAGAATTCAGGCCCATAGCGGATAATAACACTGTAGATGGAAAAGCTAGAAACCGTAGAGTTGATATTATTATTATGAGTAGTAAGTATAATGAAGTAGAAAATAATAAACAATAACAAGAACCGTACTTTGCAAAAACAAGGTGCGGTTTTTTATACGGAAATTTAAAAGTAGTAATGTTTTTAATAACTCCCGCATATAATGAAATGCACGAAAGATTTATATCTAGTTTTTATAAGCGGGGTGGGGAATTTGAGTACTTATGGTAAAAAGGAGAAGGTATGTGCAGCTTGTATACACTGGAAGGGTGAAAGAAACGTAGATTTTTCCTTTATTGAAGCAATAAAGAAGCAAGGAAAATGTATGTCAGAAGAGGCATTTTACAATCTAACAACTTCAAAAGGCTGCAGCTGTGGCTGTTTTAAGAGTATTTATTGTTGAAAAAGTATAGGGTAGTAAGTCAAATTATTTGGCTAACTACCCTTATTTTGTTCTATAATATATAATATAACTTGATTAGAGTAACCTAAGGAAAAAATTAATAGGTTTTAAGTGTACTATTATTGATATAGAATGGTGCTGTGAATATATTAGAAAGAGTGATGTTATGTATTTTTTAAAAGAGGATGAAACCTTAGATGACCTTCAGTTAAATGGAATTCATGTAATACAGAAAAAAGAAGCTTTTAGATTTGGGGTAGATGCAGTATTACTTGCTAACTTTGCAAAGGTTAAAAAAGGAATGAAGGCTGTAGACCTTTGTACAGGTACAGGGATAATACCCTTCATTTTAGCTGGGAAGACAGAGGTCAAAAGTATTACCGGCCTAGAAATTCAAGATGAAATGGTAGAGATGGCAAATAGGTCCGTAGAGTATAATAAACTGGAGGACAGAGTTAGCTTTATTAACGGGGATTTGAAAAATTTAGAGCTTTTAAAGTCAATGGAAAAAGCTGATGTTGTTACTGTTAATCCTCCTTATAAGCTCCAAAATTCAGGCATAATTAATCCTAGTGACAAGAATGCTATAGCTAGACATGAAGTGTGCTGCACTTTAGAAGATGTAATTATAGCATGTAGAATACTTCTAAAGGATAATGCTAGAATGTTTATGGTGCATAGACCAGAGAGACTAGCAGATATTCTATGTCTTATGAGAAAGCATAAAATTGAGCCTAAAGTCATAAGAATGGTACATCCAAACACCAAAAAGGCTCCTAATATTGTGTTAATTGAAGGACAGAGAGATGGAGGAAAGTTTTTAAAGTGGGAAGCACCTCTTTATGTATATAATGATCAAGGTGGCTACTCAGATGAAATCAATAAAATATACGGAAGAGAAGGTGTTTAGATGAGCGGAAAACTTTATTTAGTTCCTACTCCTATAGGAAACTTAAAGGATATAACCTTAAGAGCACTTGAGGTTTTAAATAGTGTAGATTTAATAGCGGCGGAGGATACAAGGCAGAGTTTAAAACTTTTAAATCACTTTGATATAAAAAAGTCCCTTATAAGCTATCACCAGCATAATGAGCAGGGAAAGAGTGAAGATTTAATTGAAATTCTTAGAGAAGGAAAGAGTATAGCATTAGTAACTGATGCAGGCACTCCGGGTATTTCTGATCCTGGCAGTGTAATTGCAGTTAAATGTATTGAGGCGGGGATAAGTTTTGAAGTGCTGCCAGGGGCTACGGCTATTACTACTGCACTTGTGTATTCAGGCCTTGATACAACAAAGTTCTTGTTTAGAGGATTCCTTCCGAGAGAAAATAAGGATAGAAAACCTATCATAGAAGATTTAAAAGATAGAACAGAGACTTTGATATTTTATGAGGCACCACATAGGCTTTTAGATACACTAGAATTTTTAGAGGAGCATCTTGGAGATAGAAAAATATCAATCTGCAGAGAACTCACAAAGCTGCATGAAGAAATAATAAGGCTTCCGTTAAGTGATGCTATAAAGTACTATACCGAGAATTCTCCTAGAGGAGAATATGTACTTGTGGTTGAAGGCAAAAGGCAAGAGGAAATAATGAAGGAAGCTCAGGCTAAGTGGGATAGTTTGTCTGTAGAAGAGCATATTAAAAAGTATATTGAAGAGGGGCTAAGTAAAAAGGACGCTATTAAAAAAGTTGCTAAGGACAGAAATTTGCCAAAGTCTGAAGTTTATAGGTATTCCTTGGAGTTATAGAAAAATATGGCCAGCAGGGCCATATTTTTTTGTCTTTAAAATAAAAAAGTGTAATAAAAATTTAGAAGTACCCTGTAAAATTTAGCTGTATAAGCGTATAATATTAGGTAGCACTGTGGTATAAATTGCATTTTTAACAGAAAGGCCAAATTTACCATTGTTGTTTTTTAGAATTTGATGTTATAATAATAATAGCGGATTTAAGCGACATTTGTAAACAGAGAGAAATACAGTAATAATTAGATAAAATGTGGAATTTCCGCTGAGGAAAGGGGTGTTACTTTGAACAAAAAGATACTATCTCTTTTGGTAGCAGTAGGATTAGTATTTAGTGTTAGTAGTTCAGTTTTGGCTCAGCCAACAGAGCAAGACCTTCAAACACAACAGAGCCAATTACAAAAGGACAAGGCGAATTTAAAGCAAGTTCAGGATAAAAGAAATGATTTATCCAATCAGATAGAGATGCTGGACACTAAAATAGAAGCTGCTATGAGACAGCTTAATGATACTAAGAAAAAGATAGACTCTACTCAAAAGGATATAAAGCAAGCAGAAAAAGATGTTGCTAAGGCTGAGGATGATATTAAAGCAGAACAAGAATTATTCAATGACAGAGTCAGAGCTATGTACATAAATGGTACAAGCAGTTATCTAAGTGCTATATTTGAATCTAAAGGTATATCAGACTTTATTTCAAGAGTAGAAGCTATAAAGAAGATAAACGAATTAGATAAAAAGGTCATTAAAGAATTAAGGGACAAGCAGGAAGTGATTAATAAAAAGAAAGCTGATTTAACAGCTGAAAACGAAAAGCTTGTTGCTCTTAAAGCTGATAATGAGAAGACTTTAGCTGACCTTAATGTTAAGAAGGCAGATCAGGATAAGCTTGTACAAGATTTAAAAAGCCAAGAAAGATTATTTGCTTCAAAGGTTGATGCATCACAATCTGTAGTTAATGCAAGTTTAGCTGAGATTAAGAGAATAAGGGATGCTGCTTCAAAGGTAAATCCTTCTAGAGGAGGGGCAGTTAATCCTTCAAATGATAAAATAATTGCTTATGCATCAAACTTTTTAGGAACTCCATATGTTTGGGGAGGAACAACTCCATCAGGTTTTGATTGTTCTGGATTTGTTCAGTACGTATATAGATATTTTGGAATAAGTCTAGGAAGAACCACCTATGATCAAGTAGATGAAGGAGTGGCTGTTTCAAGAGATCAGCTTCAACCAGGAGACTTAGTGTTCTTTGGAAGTGCATCTGCACCACATCACGTTGGTATATATGTTGGAAATAATTCATATATACATGCGCCACAAACTGGTGATGTAGTTAAAGTATCTGCACTTACAAGATCAGATTTTTGTGCTGCAAGAAGAGTTAAATAATTTATAAAGGTTATTATAAAAGCTATAAGGCATTTGCCTTATAGCTTTTTGCATATTTATAAACTGTTGAAACTAGGCTGTTATAATAACATATTGGAGTTTGCTTCATTTGCCAGAGTGTGGTAGTTATTGTTATTATATAACTAAGTTTAAAATAAATACTTTTATTTATAATCTGGAGGAAAAGATATGTTAGCATTTTTAAAGCAGTCAAATAGAGGTTTATATGATTTAACAATTAGGCTTATTATGTTAACAATAGTAGCCGGCATGTTTGTATTTATTAGAATTGTTTATACTAGGTCCATAGGCTATATTTTTCTAATATGGAATGTATTTTTAGC includes these proteins:
- a CDS encoding flagellar motor protein MotB; its protein translation is MRRKKREEGHDNNERWLLTYSDLITLLMIFFIVMYSMSNLDKQKYQQIASGLNKAMGSGGGKNIIGVDKGVAVDQDWQPTNTEVVQAEEKSKLEEVKKQVDQYLQQNGLSQSVDTKVEERGLVLSFKDSLFFDSGQADIKTDEVKKLVDIGKILNMKAVSDNYIRVEGHTDNVPISTYQYKSNWDLSVIRASNVAQLLIAQSGIVPQRVSALGYGEFRPIADNNTVDGKARNRRVDIIIMSSKYNEVENNKQ
- a CDS encoding C40 family peptidase, with translation MNKKILSLLVAVGLVFSVSSSVLAQPTEQDLQTQQSQLQKDKANLKQVQDKRNDLSNQIEMLDTKIEAAMRQLNDTKKKIDSTQKDIKQAEKDVAKAEDDIKAEQELFNDRVRAMYINGTSSYLSAIFESKGISDFISRVEAIKKINELDKKVIKELRDKQEVINKKKADLTAENEKLVALKADNEKTLADLNVKKADQDKLVQDLKSQERLFASKVDASQSVVNASLAEIKRIRDAASKVNPSRGGAVNPSNDKIIAYASNFLGTPYVWGGTTPSGFDCSGFVQYVYRYFGISLGRTTYDQVDEGVAVSRDQLQPGDLVFFGSASAPHHVGIYVGNNSYIHAPQTGDVVKVSALTRSDFCAARRVK
- the rsmI gene encoding 16S rRNA (cytidine(1402)-2'-O)-methyltransferase, with the translated sequence MSGKLYLVPTPIGNLKDITLRALEVLNSVDLIAAEDTRQSLKLLNHFDIKKSLISYHQHNEQGKSEDLIEILREGKSIALVTDAGTPGISDPGSVIAVKCIEAGISFEVLPGATAITTALVYSGLDTTKFLFRGFLPRENKDRKPIIEDLKDRTETLIFYEAPHRLLDTLEFLEEHLGDRKISICRELTKLHEEIIRLPLSDAIKYYTENSPRGEYVLVVEGKRQEEIMKEAQAKWDSLSVEEHIKKYIEEGLSKKDAIKKVAKDRNLPKSEVYRYSLEL
- a CDS encoding flagellar motor protein, whose protein sequence is MSGIIAIILGFGCLIIAFIFEKGTVGALLSPTAAMIVFGGTIAAVMLSFPIENLKRIGKVIGIAFKTNKKELPELIAYFKDLAFKTRKNGLLSIESEISADEKLDPFIKKGLQMVVDGVEPQSVRDILELEADMTSERHRSGAAMFDSAGGYAPTMGIIGTVMGLVHVLGSLSTSNPDELGSSIATAFIATLYGVASANLLWLPIGSRLKNIDKEEVTEKSLIIEAILYIQEGVNPNTIAEKLKGFLNKEELAKYETLDKRVEA
- a CDS encoding tRNA1(Val) (adenine(37)-N6)-methyltransferase, with protein sequence MYFLKEDETLDDLQLNGIHVIQKKEAFRFGVDAVLLANFAKVKKGMKAVDLCTGTGIIPFILAGKTEVKSITGLEIQDEMVEMANRSVEYNKLEDRVSFINGDLKNLELLKSMEKADVVTVNPPYKLQNSGIINPSDKNAIARHEVCCTLEDVIIACRILLKDNARMFMVHRPERLADILCLMRKHKIEPKVIRMVHPNTKKAPNIVLIEGQRDGGKFLKWEAPLYVYNDQGGYSDEINKIYGREGV